Proteins from one Bacteroides sp. genomic window:
- a CDS encoding universal stress protein, producing the protein MEERLVTLATDHYTAAEVLKAKLEGAGIACFLKHVHLIQGAASEGVQVQIRASQVEKALRLMAEWKAEQEETEKKHLRSIRRILVPVDFSAYSENACHYALNLADRLKAEIKILHVYYAPIVDLVPITDAYSIQVDMDINLREMESNARKNLLGFVDNIRKAAREKGFGGVKIGYSLREGVAEDQIAQVARDYKPGIIVLGTKGKGDQQSDIIGTVVSRLFDRTRVPVLAIPENSVFSATPDVRNIVYATDFDESDYVAIRRLMGIVSGFKVRIFCVHMSKEAKETWDQVKMDALKDYFLKVNPGIRVECHLLKGEDPVTDLGEFTREHKVDLIALTNRKRNLFVRLFNPSIAKKLLHQSNIPLLVFRA; encoded by the coding sequence ATGGAAGAGCGCCTGGTTACCTTAGCAACAGATCATTACACCGCTGCCGAAGTGCTGAAAGCCAAACTGGAGGGTGCCGGCATCGCGTGTTTCCTGAAGCATGTACACCTGATACAGGGTGCAGCCTCCGAAGGGGTGCAAGTGCAGATTCGCGCCTCGCAGGTGGAAAAAGCCCTCAGGCTGATGGCTGAATGGAAAGCTGAACAAGAGGAAACCGAGAAAAAACATTTGCGTTCCATACGACGCATCTTGGTTCCGGTTGACTTTTCTGCTTATTCTGAAAATGCATGTCATTATGCACTGAACCTGGCCGACCGACTGAAGGCCGAAATCAAGATACTCCATGTGTATTATGCCCCAATCGTTGACTTGGTACCCATTACAGATGCCTACAGCATCCAGGTTGACATGGACATCAACCTCCGGGAAATGGAAAGCAACGCCCGAAAGAACCTGCTCGGGTTCGTTGATAACATCCGCAAGGCAGCCCGTGAGAAAGGCTTCGGGGGTGTTAAAATCGGGTATTCCCTCCGGGAAGGAGTTGCCGAAGATCAGATTGCCCAGGTAGCCCGCGATTACAAGCCCGGCATCATTGTCCTGGGAACCAAAGGGAAAGGAGATCAGCAGAGCGATATCATCGGCACCGTAGTAAGTCGCCTGTTTGACCGCACACGCGTACCCGTGCTGGCAATTCCCGAAAATTCCGTATTCAGCGCCACCCCTGACGTCAGAAACATTGTTTATGCCACCGATTTCGACGAATCGGATTATGTGGCTATTCGCCGCCTGATGGGCATTGTGTCAGGCTTTAAGGTGCGCATCTTCTGCGTGCACATGTCCAAAGAAGCCAAAGAAACCTGGGACCAGGTAAAAATGGATGCTTTGAAAGATTATTTCCTGAAAGTGAATCCCGGAATCCGGGTAGAGTGCCATTTGCTGAAAGGGGAGGACCCGGTTACGGATCTTGGTGAATTTACCCGCGAACATAAGGTGGATTTAATTGCCCTGACCAATCGCAAACGTAACCTGTTTGTCAGGCTGTTCAACCCCAGCATTGCCAAAAAATTGCTGCACCAGAGCAACATCCCTCTTCTGGTTTTCCGGGCATGA